Within the Garra rufa chromosome 16, GarRuf1.0, whole genome shotgun sequence genome, the region TTATAGTATTATGTAGTGGAGTTCCGGCCCAAACTGAgcaaaatatgcaatttggttgAGTTGCTGATATTTTTATGGACAAAATGTAAGATGAAATTCTGATAgtttgtaatgtaaatcaatgagatctttatTAACAGTAAAGCAGACTACTCGCATATTGTAGATATTATTTGTTACTCTCAAATGTCTTAGTAAGATTATATTTAAGTGCttagttttattatttagattttttaatcattttaagcGCTGTAGCTTTTCTTGTAGGGAAAACATATAATGAAATGAAGtacaatgatgattgagagatgaacaattAAAAATTCCTCAAAAGTCTGATGGATTATATTTGATCTGATGGACTTTTCCTAACATTTTAGAATTATACTAAATGGCCTTTTACTTGCTATATCAACCAGACGAAAGAAGGCACGTAGTAGATTGTGTACAACAGTTTTTTCAGCAACGCTTTGATCATGTTGATAATTcgatttatttaatttgataataATACAGTTGAACTGAGAATATTTTCTAAAACACACTACCTACTCAGACAGTTACAGGCTGTAAAATACTGTGACTAATATCATGGAATCAGACTACATTCATCAGAGGTTTGTGATAGTTCTCATCCGCTTGTTCATGCTGAATGTGTTTCTGACCAGCAGGACTGATTGTCCATCTCCTCATCACTCTGTGTGTTCTTTCCCTGTGGCTAATGTCTCTTTACTGAAAAATGGAAAACATCAGGTGACTATTCTTGATCTTATCCTTGCTAAGTTTTTTCATTTTAACTGAACTTCTTTCAAAGTTCTTTCAAACTTGCAATGTTTGTGGTTATCTTTTATTGCTGAGTttattatccacctttttcttcaacgcgtACGCAAGCTTATGGTTGAGACGtccggttcattagctgctatagagaaataaccagaagaataacaacgtgcagtaaacagtaaaactgtttgcaattcaaaccagtgtgtttataattaagataatacattaaaataatatggtaaaacacaaTATGAATATGAAGCAGAAAAGCAAGCTATTTCGAACAGTTAGAAATGAGACCAaaagccaaacccataaaatttacaaatggtcgCACCCACTCTTACATAAATAAAAAGGTGGATAGTATGTAAAACTGTCTACAGTATGCTATAAGTGTTTTGAATATCTATTAAATTTTTGATGGTCTGATCAAATTTTAAAAAAGATGTTACAAATCAAGGTTGAGCACAAGTTGCACACTGCACATACTGTACAGTCAACAGAATATTTGTGTATACATAAGGGATATTTGCATACTATTCACAGTGCACATTGTTTCAGAGTGTATTATTGTAAGTGTACCCATGCTCTTTCCTGCCTACTACAGGTAATGACCTACGGTCAGCCTTATCAGATCTCACTAGAGCTGGAAATGCCCGAGTCTCCATCCAATCAGGATCTGGGAATGTTCCTAGTGAAAATGACTCCCTATTCCGAAGCTGGTCAGATTGTTGACACATCAGCACGTTCTGTAAGTACACGACTAAGACGGATACAAAGAAAAAGcattttgttaaagggatagttcgcccaaaaatttaaattctgtcattaattactcacccttatgttgttccaaacccataagaccttcattctttttcagaacacaaattaaactaGTAGTTGTACATtgtaaaatgtacagataatgtactcacccccttgtccaagatgttcatgtctttttttctttagttgcaaagaaattaagtttttttgaggaaaacatttcaggatttttctccatataatggatatgtatggtaccctcaaatttgaacttccaaaattcagtttaaatgcagcttcaaacggctctaaacgatcccagccgaggaagaagggtcttatctagcgaaacgattggttattttcaaaacaaattgaaaatgtatatactttttaaactcaaatgcttgtcttgtctcgtcttCGTGAtgtgcatgcgtagtctgtgtaatccaggtcaatacagttagggtatgccgaAAAACTCCCACCGCGTTTTCTTCTTTGAATTCAAAATCGCTCGACatagctgttttaccttttttttaacacTGGGTCagttcttctgcagcgatgtagggcaatttcaaaaaatgaggttaaaaagtatagaatttGTCATTTTGTTTGGAAATTGACAGATCATTTCGCTAGTTAAgtccctcggctgggatcatttagagtcgtttaaagctgcatttaaactgcattttggaagttcaaacttgggggcaccattgaagtccactatttggagataattcctgaaatgttatcctcaagaaacataatttcttatggactgaggaaagaaagacatgaacatcttggatgacgaggatgagtaaattatctgtacatttttgttctggaagtgaactactcctttaagatattttttgatgaaatccaagagctttctgatcctgcatagacagcaatgcaactaccatgttcaaggcccaaaactgtagtaaggacatcaataaaatagtccatgtgttgtcagtggttcaaccttaattttatgaagctgcgagaatactttttgtgcacaaaaaaagactttattcaacaatctcttctcttctgtgtcagtatTCGAACACAAGTTTACAGGAGTATCGACGCACGTGTGTGACACAGGAGCCGGCgttgtgtaaaaaaaaagtcgttatttttgttttcactgcacacaaaaagtattctcatagcttcataaaattaaggctgaaccatagatgtcacatggacatttTTTCCCCTTTTTCATATGACAGGACAGTGGAGACTGATAGGAAATTGTTGGGTGGAGAGGTGGGATCGGCAAAGGTCCATGGGTCAGGTTTTGAACCCAGATGCAGATACAGTTGTGCTATATGTCAGTGCGCTTACCACTAAGCTATAGGCActgacacatggactattttaacaatatcttttcaacctttctgggccttgaatgtgacagttgcattgctgtccatgcaggatcagaaagctctcggatgtcatcaaaaatatcttaatttgtgttcagaagatgaacaaaggtcttacaggtttggaacaacatgagggtgagtaattaatggcagaattgtaATTTCTGGGTGGACAATCTCTTTTAAAGTGTACATCAAATGTTCGCTTTTTAATAGATTACACTCAATATCTGAAATGGAAAATTTTTAACCAGTCAAATTTATTTTAATgcttaacttaaaatgaatagttcacacaaaaattcaCATTTCTGCAAGCATATGCTCAGCTGTACTTTTATTATTCATATCAAATAGCTTCAGGAGACTTGGAATGTAGCACACAAGTCATTTTATGGTGCTTTTCCATACAGAAGCAAGTCACACTTTCAGACTAACTATCCTATTAAGTAACTCTTGCAAATTGTAGGTTCACAGAGGCGAGCTTTGTTATCTTTCTGAACCCGTTTAGAACATTTTGTTTTCACAGTGCAGCTGTTGTATCTTGTCAGATGAACTCCCATtctttctcgctctctctctctcgctctctctctctatctctctcaggCAATGCTCCATTATCGCTCCTCTCTTCTTCAGGCTCTGGGCACAGTGGTCTTCTCCCCCATGCTGTTAACAGGAGCGTCGGAGCAGAAGCAGTCAGTCATAGTGGAGCTGTACTCTGAATTTAAAGATGATCCTGTGAGTGCTGAttctgaacaccctagcaacctcatagcaacacactaaaaccactcagaacaccttagcaactgcatagaaacTCTATAAAACCACTCAAAACTCCTTTAGCAGCCTCATCTACAGTATATAAGCATTTAAACTAAATTTTGGAGCTCAGTTAGCATAATTGTCTCTCTTTTCTCTATTCAGTACAAACCTACTATTGGAGCCATCATTGAGATCCATTCCCAGCGTATTCAGATCTACAAAGCTCATCTCTACATCTTCGCTCACTTCACAGGCATCAGGTTTGTGTGTTCCTGTCTTTTTGCTGTTGttgcttaaagggttagttctgccaaaaataaaaattcggccattaattactcatcctcatgtcgttccaaacctgtaagaccttcatcgttggaacacaaattaaaatatttttgatgaaatccaagagctttctgatcctgcatagacagcaacgcaactgacacgttcaaggcccagaaaggtagtaaggacatcaataaaatagttcttgtgacatcagtggttcaaccttcatttaatgaagctacagtgtccttactaactttctaggccttgaacatggtcagaaagctctcagatttaatcaaaaatatcttaatttgtgttctgaagataaatgaagatgaatgagggtgactaattaatgacagaattttcatttttgagtgaactgtcccttaataaggtatttacatttttccatatttgttacttgaaatatgTGCTCTGTGTTTGAGATAATCAGCCCATTCAAACATTCATCAAACTGATGGATCTCTTTACAAATCTCTCTGATCTGAGCAGGTATCTGCTGTATCACTTTCCCCTGATATCAGCAGTGATCGGGGTGATGAGTAACTTCACTTTCCTCAGTATGATCGTCGTTCTCAGCTACCTCCAGTTTAATCTAGGCCATTGCAGGACTCCTGGAAAGGTGTGCTACTCTAAAATTAAGCATTTAATATTCAATATACAAGACACTGGCCAAAGACATACTCTACGGAAGTACACAAATGCAGATGTGAATACTTGTAAATGTGTACTGTAATGCATTTATCATTAATGAGGCATTTCAAACCTCAGTACTTAAGTACAAATATattgaagcttgtttctgccacaggataaaaaataaataagataattgtgacttttatctcataatgcagatttttgttctcataattcagaatttatatctcacaattccgacttttttatataaactcagaattgccagatggtaactcacaagtcagaattgtgaaatacaatcTCATTATGACAACTTACAatgatatttttattctgtggcactaacaaaaaaatgaatttcaagatgtaaactcaaaattgctgaattgtgaaaaaaatgtcatttttattttttcattctgtggtggaaacaagtGTCCATACAAATGTTTGTACCAGTAAGATGTGTTATTGTTTAGGCTTTGTCTTATGAATTACACTAACACATTTTTGGGTCTACTGTGTGAAATCTAACTTGTGTATTTGCGTTCACATACTTGCATACAGTATGCTTTAGTCATTCTAGTTTTAAAATAGTGGCTTTGTGTTTCTTCTGCGGTATAATTTTTCATACAGTGTTTTCCTTGTTTCAGGCTGTTACGCAACTAGAGGAAAATAATGAACCACATGACCTGAATCATCAGTCTGAACCCCAGGATGAAGACAAGGCACCAGGTGAAGTCTGGTTTATTCACTAAAAATTTCAAACCAATTGCAACCGGTGAAGTAATATAAAGGGTAAAATTTGAAAATTACTGataattttggaaaaataaaaatgaacataaatagttaacccaaaaagtGAAAATGCACTTTAAAATCAAAATCATGGAAACAAGGTGgcaagtaaatgacagaattctcatttttggattAGCTACCCCTTTAACCACTTGCTAAACTATAGCTTTTTTTCTTGATTTGCATGTATCATATTTCTTTATACAGCCACTACAACACACATGTTGGAACCCCCCATTATTACAGAAAATGTCGACACATTAGAGTGCAATTCAGTGGAAGTGGAAGATTCCATTTCAGACATGGGGGTGGAGGAGAGTGACGATGACTCCAGAGAGCTTGCTGAAGATGAACTCACCTGTGATCCTGGGGATGGTGAAGTGTTTCTGAGGCGCAGGCATTTATCACAGGGCACATTACAGTCATCTGAAGCGTTAACAGACGACATAGATAAAACTTACTACCGGATTGGTATCTGTTCAAGCTGCTAGAGAGGAAATGGAGCTGTCTGCTAAATGAGAGTAAAGGTTATGAAAAGCAAAGGCCACTTGCTGGATTTCATAGATTTGGTAATAATGTCcttgttttaaaaatatgaaCATCATGCTAGTCCTAATCATCATTTGTATTCTTATTATTGTAAAAGTATGTTACTGTCTCCCAAGTATTGACATAACCTATATATCCGAAACTGACCTTTGTagtcattgttattattatcattatattccACAACACTGAAAACAGTGAGACTGTGCCAATAAATAGCCAAAGGGGGAGAATGTCATTTGTTTGTGGTTATGTCTGGAAAATAGCATTATTCATTTGCATTCATTTACATGTATTCCATTTTTCAAAACGTAGAGACTACTATAGAAAAAAACACTTGTGTTAAGAATGAGCTGTAATTTTAATGTATaattatgattaaaataaaaaataaataaaaaaaatgaaatacttaAAGTTGATGTCAAAATTTTATATCCCCctttcagattctgcaaaatgttcattattttaccaaaattagagggatcatacaaaatgcatattattggttatttagtactgacctgaataagatatttcacttaaaagacattacatatagtccactagaaaaaaataataaaaattgctgtttaaaagttaacatacactttattcataatactgtgttgttacctgaatgatccacagctgttttttgtttagtgatagttgtttgtgagtcccttgtttgtcctgaacagttaaactgcccgctgttcttcagaaaaattcttcaggtacCATAAATGGTTTGGTTTTCCagcttttttgtgcatttgaaccctttccaacaatgactgtatgattttgagatccatgttttcaaactgaggacaactgagggactagtatgcaactattacaaaaggtttaaacactcactgatgcttcagaaggaaaaacaatgcagtaagagccaggggtgaaaacttttgaacagaatggggatgtgcacatttttcttattctgcctaaatataatatttttttttttcatttagttctgcccttcacaGGAAACAGAatatagttacatgttttccagtagacaaaataagttaaatttacagaGTTTCAAATCCCCAAAATtacttaatgcatcgtttttctttctggagcatcagtgagcatttgaaccttttgtaatagttgcatatgagtccctcagttgtccttagtgtaaaaagatggatctcaaaatcacacagtcattgttggaaagggttcaaatacacaaaaatgctggaaaaccaaaaaaattagtgggacctgaaggattttcctgaagaacagctggcagtttaactgttcaggacaaacaaaggaactcatgaacaactcactaaacaaaaaacacagctgtggatcattcaggtaacaacacagtattaagaatcaaggggatgtaaatttttgaacggggtcatttttataaattcagctattattttctcttgttgactttatgtaaaaatcttttatgtgaaatatcttagtactaaataaaccatagcatgcattttgtatgatccctcttattttggtataataattaacattttacggattctgaaagggggatgtaaacctttgacttcaactgtatactgcaggggcgccgctcgcaattttgggccctatgacaaaatatgaagttgggccccccctaccacactaaagcagatctctgggggcccctaaagtgtGTGGGCCCTTAAaattgtcctaacttacccccccttagcggcgcccctggtaTACTGTACATCATGATATTGGCTGTACTTGTTTTATActgattttataaataaaaatactgtataGTAGTAGATAGAATTTAATAAGCCTCAAAATTAAATGACAGTTTGGGGCAAGATGCATATCCaccaaatacattttattattgaaTCTGTAGTCTACTGTAAATGGTATAGCATGGTGATAGAGTCACTGGGTTCAATTTGCATGCTGAAAAAATAAATTCATCACCAAATGGAAACACATACATGACGCGCTATAGTTCTCGACACTAGAGAGTGTGGGCCAGCCGTCAGACCAACCTCCGAAAGAGCTCATTGTCAACTATGTTGTGAAAAACCATGATGTCACATTATGCAAAGCACTGCTGGAAAACGTTGACAGCAAGACTTTAAACTGGCGTTGAGTCTTTGGTGCTGAACTGCTGGTGGGTTCAGCTTAACACACAGGAGTGATGAAAGATTGGCAACTCGGGTACGTGGGAGTTGGTGCTTTTTCCCCCTACAAGTAATTGTTTTTAACTTTGTACCACTTAGCATATGTGGGCTATTTCCTGGACGAGACAATGCTTGTTTTTATCTATTTCTATAGGAAAGCACCAGCGATGGCAATGTTTTTAGACCGTGGCTTTATATATGTCCGGGAAATCCCCCGCATGATGCGcttctttaaataataatactttattATTAAGATATTGAATGTGGTGTTATGTTAAAATGTCATCTGTCTATTCATGTCTTCTGTAGGTTTGATTTATCAAATAATGATTTTGTTTATCACCTCAGATTCTCTTCTTCTAGagcacaaaataacaaaaccagagTTTCGTCCATTTCTGATGAAAATTTCCCTCCGAGCGGCTTCATGAAAGACTTGGATTCTCCACCAGAAAGAATGAACACATTGTCTGAAAACAAGAGCATTGTAAGTGATGGAGAAAGCATGAGAGATGCCATCGAAGAATGTATTTTTGATTTCTCACCATCCTTAAACAATCAAAATAGTCATGTCAAGACAACTGGCTTCAGAGCCAGACCTAAACTGGCTTCTGCTCACGCCGTTCTTTCATCCAAGCTAGAGGATCCATCAGAAATGGAGACAAATGCATATGAAAAGGAAGAGGATATGAAACCAGAACCTCCAGAACATGTTTGCATGGATCCCCAACCGATATCTGCTGGAGAAACATCCAAGGATGAAGATGCAGAAGAgcagaaagtaaaaaaaagagtGACTGCAGGTGAAAATGTTGTTGAGGAGGGTTCAAAAGTGGCACTGAATGCAGCAACAAGAAAAAGCCTGTGGAGAAGCAAGATCGAACTGAGGGTAAGACTGAAGGAGGGGATGCGGGAAAGGCTGGGAGCAAGTTTGGAGAGTATCGATGAAAGTAACGAGGGAGATTTTAGCAACAAGCGACTGCACAAGAAGAAGAGTTGGGGTTCGAGACAGAGAAACACACAAACTGGAGAACATAATATGGAGGGAAGTATGGAGAAAGATGGTGAGGAAGAATTAGTCCCACACCCTGTTCTCTCTCGGGTTCTCTTTCACTCCTCAGCTTCATCCTCTTCTTCCTTCAACAACTCCTCAGCAGAAAGCGATGAGGTTTTCAGTGAAAACGAGGACACTGCCACCCGCAGGCAGACCATGAAGAAGGTAAGTGGAATTCTGGGAAGGCTTAGAAAGCAGTTTATCTAGATTCTGCAGAATATCTCAGGACCAGTGAACTGGTGTCATGTTCAGTCTGACCTGTAGACTAACAGAAACGTTTTCTGTTTTTTCAGTGCACTGAAATGTATCAGACAATTTGCATGATTTTGAAAGTGTATCCATAACATTTCGTATTTGAATAAGCCATTTGCATAGGGCTGTAGACCGAGATAGGGATAGAGTAGCACGGTACTGTCACATTTGCAATATTCCCAAAACAAATTCAGCTCATCTtcaaatgtgacactggaccaaaaaaacagtgtTAAGTaggacgggtatatttgtagcaatagccaaaaatacattgtatgggtctaaattaatgctttttcttttatgccaaaaatcatttggatattaagtaaagatcatgttccataaagatattttgtaaatttccaaccataaatatatcaaaacttaatttttaattaggaATAATGCGTTGCTAAAAACttagtttggacaactttaaacgcaattttctcaatattttgacttttttgaaccctcagattccagattttcaaatagttgtatctcggccaaatattgtcctattctaacaaaccatacatcaatggaaagcttatttcttcTCAGTTTAagacaattgacccttatgagtgcttttgttgtccagggtcacaaatatcaaaCTTGATGACAATGCAATATGGACAAGTAGGGAGCAATGTCTAATCCATTTCACAATGGGTAGGGTATAACTGTAACCATCTAAGCCAGAAAAAAGCGTTTTCCTTTATGAACAATGTTGGAAAATGAAACCCCCCCCCAAACCATTTTTGAGGTACTGCCACTAAAAAACTTCCATTTGTTTTCCAGTGTCGATCTTGGAGAACGTTTTTGACCATGATGCAGTGGTCCAAACGTACACAAAGCTCATGGATCCAGCTAGCGGGTCACCAAGGTACGCAGCTCAGACTTCTGACCCTGATCATACCTTCACTTTTTCTCAAAATCCATCATGTTATAGAAGCATCTGTTATAGAAGAGTTTTGTACACTCTGTGCAGGTAACGTGAGGCTGAGTGAAGGTGGCGAGGTGCTGAAGAGGTTTTGCGAGGTGGAGGCCATCTGTTTGCAGGCCCTCATGTCTGATGCGCTCTGTCAGTTCGTGCCTCATTACTTCGGGCACATTAGTCAGGGTGGGGAGCGATACATCCGTCTGGAGGACCTGCTTAGCGGGCTTAAAAATCCTGTCATCATGGACTGCAAAATGGGTGTCCGGTAGGAAGGATGGAAGTCAAGAGCTTACCTCTAAAACTGATTCCTTTTTGATTTAGAGAGGTTGTTCACAGCAAAATTAAAatgacctcatgatttactcaacctcaagccatcctaagtgtattcaaaaatgtcctggctcttacatggcagtgaatgggtgttgagattttgaagtccaaaaaagtgcatccatccatcaaaaaaagtactccacttggctccagagggttaataaaggccttatgCAAATCagtgcatttgtgtaaaaaaaaatatccatttttGAAACTAGCTTCCGCAAATTTTCGAACGCACATTCACAAGAGATTCCAGAGGATGACGCAGCGTAATTGAGAAGTGACATATGTTGACGACTTTAGCTACGTTGAGGCATCCCGGATATACTCACGAACGCACCATTTTAAGACTAATAAAATGTATAGTATAGCTAAAAAAATGAACTTCTTAATGTGGTTTACTTTGCTGAAAACAAAACCTGGTTctcgtgagactagcatattctcaccagagttTATTCTACGTCTACGTTGTACATTATTCACTGGAACACTGCTCATAAAAGCGCATACAAcaattagcagaagctagagattacggtttataaagtattaaatatggatatgtttcttaaaaaaattcattgattcacttcagaaggcctttattaatcccCAAGAGCCATGTGAAGTACttcttatgatggatggatgcacttttttgaacttcaaaatctcaacagccattcactgccataaatcttggaagagccaggacgtcTTTTAATAAAACGcttgattgtattcgtctgaaagaagaaagtcatatacacctaggatggcttgagggtgagtaaatcatggggtaattttcatttttgggggaactatccctttaatccacAATGTTTAGTTGAGGGCCTCAAAGTGGGAGACAATACTTTAACATAATGGAATTTGTGGGTATGTTTTATAAAATGGTGATACATTTACCTGcaagccttaaaggagtagttcactttcagaacaaaaatttacagataatgtactcacccccttgttatccaagatgttcatgtctttctttcttcagtcgtaaggaaattatgttttttaaggaaaacatttcaggatttctctccatataatggacttctatggtgccctcgagtttgaactttaaaaatgcagcttcaaagggctctaaatga harbors:
- the bscl2l gene encoding BSCL2 lipid droplet biogenesis associated, seipin, like isoform X2, producing MQTTMEDFESEDGDVQDLGPQIGGLVVQILETMVVLLVRARQKLLEMAILICVILLVFWVALFLYGSFYYSFMPTANFITPVYFFYRTDCPSPHHSVCSFPVANVSLLKNGKHQVMTYGQPYQISLELEMPESPSNQDLGMFLVKMTPYSEAGQIVDTSARSALGTVVFSPMLLTGASEQKQSVIVELYSEFKDDPYKPTIGAIIEIHSQRIQIYKAHLYIFAHFTGIRYLLYHFPLISAVIGVMSNFTFLSMIVVLSYLQFNLGHCRTPGKAVTQLEENNEPHDLNHQSEPQDEDKAPATTTHMLEPPIITENVDTLECNSVEVEDSISDMGVEESDDDSRELAEDELTCDPGDGEVFLRRRHLSQGTLQSSEALTDDIDKTYYRIGICSSC
- the LOC141288697 gene encoding inositol-trisphosphate 3-kinase B codes for the protein MLKCHLSIHVFCRFDLSNNDFVYHLRFSSSRAQNNKTRVSSISDENFPPSGFMKDLDSPPERMNTLSENKSIVSDGESMRDAIEECIFDFSPSLNNQNSHVKTTGFRARPKLASAHAVLSSKLEDPSEMETNAYEKEEDMKPEPPEHVCMDPQPISAGETSKDEDAEEQKVKKRVTAGENVVEEGSKVALNAATRKSLWRSKIELRVRLKEGMRERLGASLESIDESNEGDFSNKRLHKKKSWGSRQRNTQTGEHNMEGSMEKDGEEELVPHPVLSRVLFHSSASSSSSFNNSSAESDEVFSENEDTATRRQTMKKCRSWRTFLTMMQWSKRTQSSWIQLAGHQGNVRLSEGGEVLKRFCEVEAICLQALMSDALCQFVPHYFGHISQGGERYIRLEDLLSGLKNPVIMDCKMGVRTYQEEEIIKARSNTSVRSDMYQKMVKVDPTAPTPEEHAQKGVTKLRYLQWRDDSSSTSSLGFRIEGIVMGNGKVLRDFYKTRTEAKVTETLLTFTKRQVHILEAYESRLQGLNEALKESTFFNRHEIIGSSLLFVHDCSSKANIWMIDFGKTIPTPEDVQLRHDVPWVEGNREDGYLIGLTSLITLLGEAIKQAGEQS
- the bscl2l gene encoding BSCL2 lipid droplet biogenesis associated, seipin, like isoform X1, with product MQTTMEDFESEDGDVQDLGPQIGGLVVQILETMVVLLVRARQKLLEMAILICVILLVFWVALFLYGSFYYSFMPTANFITPVYFFYRTDCPSPHHSVCSFPVANVSLLKNGKHQVMTYGQPYQISLELEMPESPSNQDLGMFLVKMTPYSEAGQIVDTSARSAMLHYRSSLLQALGTVVFSPMLLTGASEQKQSVIVELYSEFKDDPYKPTIGAIIEIHSQRIQIYKAHLYIFAHFTGIRYLLYHFPLISAVIGVMSNFTFLSMIVVLSYLQFNLGHCRTPGKAVTQLEENNEPHDLNHQSEPQDEDKAPATTTHMLEPPIITENVDTLECNSVEVEDSISDMGVEESDDDSRELAEDELTCDPGDGEVFLRRRHLSQGTLQSSEALTDDIDKTYYRIGICSSC